The Streptomyces sp. NBC_01689 genome includes a window with the following:
- a CDS encoding VOC family protein, whose product MACRISELVIDVADPERLAAFWSEVLGYVELAREADGSIEIGPPDAGFGGPQPTLVLSPGNEPRNGKLRLHIDVNATDRDQDAELERLLALGARPVDIGQTGDESWHVLADPEGNEFCLLHRRLQPL is encoded by the coding sequence ATGGCATGCCGCATCAGCGAACTGGTCATCGACGTCGCCGACCCCGAGCGGCTCGCCGCGTTCTGGAGCGAGGTCCTCGGTTACGTCGAACTCGCCCGCGAGGCCGACGGAAGCATCGAGATCGGCCCGCCCGACGCCGGGTTCGGCGGCCCGCAGCCCACCCTCGTCCTCAGCCCCGGCAACGAGCCGCGCAACGGCAAGCTCCGGCTGCACATCGACGTCAACGCCACCGACCGCGACCAGGACGCCGAGCTGGAACGACTGCTCGCCCTCGGCGCCAGGCCCGTCGACATCGGCCAGACCGGCGACGAGAGCTGGCACGTCCTGGCCGACCCGGAAGGCAACGAATTCTGCCTCCTGCACCGCCGCCTCCAGCCGCTCTGA